The nucleotide sequence aattttgtgttaaagcctctataacgctcaaaatcaacaaaaatttcgaaaagtattttgtaaaataaagttgacaCCTAAACAATCGGTGTTCCTTATAGTAATAGCCACAATTTTAACgttagatgtggtatgattacatagatttgtatgcccccgaaggagggcatatagttcttctttccgtcacactttgtgtttacgtttcaaaaatgctcataacttctatgtcgcttcagatagcaatttcatatttggcatgcatgtgtccacatttaggtttcgaaaactgcgtttaggtttcgataaaGCTCATAACTTATATCAAGCGCTCataggggcataagtcatcctatggtgacagctcttgttgtagatacaaaatgctgttttaagctcggctgttttcggtcatagccagttcgtcgtgtccgtcgtctgctctaaaatcaaagtgcttcaacctacaactttgaaactttatatgtagctgcaccttgatgagttctacatgccacacccatttttgggtcacgaggtcaaaggtaaaggtaacTGTGACcccttaaaaaaaatctgacaagctttcatttattcacaactgcactcacagccgagtgtggcaccagttatgcggtgctcttgttatgtatttgtgacacaattaattccattttaatttcctgagaatttatctattcatacaacaccatgtttgtgttcatgtgtcgtatgaatagatatcgttgcgggaaattaaaatgaaattaaatgtgcaaaacaataataaaaacaagcattttgtatcgacaaatatctattttaccagaccatatCTGGCGTTtaaatttcggcaattgcaataaggaacaccgatttaaatttttaattggttaagtttatattacgaaatattctACGAAATGTTCAtggattttgagtagtaatgttacttttagatccactttacttctaaagtatcaaggctattgctttcatacttcaaATTTTTCTTACTTTCATGAGGGAACTGTATCTGGCAAGTTGAACTTGACCATtgcctttgaatgaccttgactctcaaggtctaataattaaattttgctcaaAGTGCcttgacttctttatttatgatcagatttgaatacattgacaaaacaacacttacctgatttTATAGatgaaattcggctatgttcccaatccccaaaagtatactttttttagaaagaagtctaatgcatattttatctcaatttcaattcaattacatctaacaaagcattatatgattttgttcttttaatttgaatgattataaagagttactagtatatcaaatttagtatttccctaatcagttgacttttcatgtggaaaaaaggctaatgaatttattttcccaatttcatgaaaatgccgataaaattcccaattccaaagccatgggctatcttcccaaaaagtggaaaaaaaacctgaacaTAAAATCAAAGGCATGGGAAATTAAGGATTGTCAGTTTGATAGTAAAAGTAAAAATCATAGACATATTCATGATAAGATTTTATCAagttatgaaataataataaaaagtgtttttttttaaacaggacATCTGTATATCACAGAGCTGCAAACCCATCAGAATTTAAGATGCCAGCTTCAAAACTTCTCTCCCCTCCAAAAATCAGCGGAACCAGGCGGTCTTCAATCTACCAGCGGAAACCTGGACTGATCCAGTCACCCCCATCCACTAGAACTAGGAGGCAGTCCATGTATGTTTCCTCAAAGGTGAGGCAAACAGATGTGGACTTCTTTTCGAAAGTTTGGACCACCCCAGCAAAACAGGCTGAAACTATACAGGAAGTTGTTACTACTGGAGGTTCGAAGTTAGACGAAAGGATTGCAGTGTCTTCTAATACGAAAACTCCTGCAGCCAAAAAGCAGATTAAAACACCCAAGTCTACTTCTGCACAGAAAGAGAAAAGAAGCAAAACACCCAATGTATTAAAAGCCTCTCCTACTTTCGATGAATCTTTGAATGAAATTTCAAAGTCCCCCATAATTCCCTTTACAAAAAATCTGAAAACACCAAAATTAACAAAGAAGGCACCTTCTAGCCAATCTCCTGAACTTACCATGACTAAAGAGAAAAAATCTTTTGAAGAACGCTTCAATGCCACCTCAACCCCTTTGAAATCACTTGAAGAAATCACAGGAATTAATGGAAAATCCTTTTATGGAACACCATCTGAAAATCCTACACCAAGCGTCAGAACTGATGATGTGTTTGTTTTCTCCGCCATTCCTTCTTCAGTGAAAAAGTCTGCTAGAAAGTCCATCAAAACACCTAGGGCTACACCAAATCTGAGATCCCTGAAAACCCCCCAAACACTACCTAGGTCTGATGTCACTAGTCCTGTTGTAGGTAAATTGTCTGAAAGGAAAACTCCAGCAGTTAAGCGCAAACGCACACAGTCTGAAAACAGCCCCACCTCAGATGCCAAGCTGATTAAACTGAGTCCAGATTCAAGCCTTAAGCCACTGGCATCAAAGTCTGCCAAGAAAGTCTCAAAGAAATTGGATGCAAGCCAAGTGCTCACCAAAGTGAAGATTCCACTGTCACCAGTTGAGATGACCACAGTTCTCGAGTCAGCAAAGAAAGTGCAGAAGAGGAAGGCCTCAGAATCGCCGACTTCTAGACCGTGTAAGCAAGCTAAAGTTTCTCCAAGCCTTGATGAAGCTGCTGCCCCCAGGGTAGTGAAAGTAGCCAAGAGAACATCACCATCAAAGCTGGCAGAATTTGCAGTGGGTAATCTGTCAAACAACTCCGCTACAGCTGAGAAAGAAACAGTTGGTGAAGCCAGTCTCCTGAATGAAACATTTGCAACTGACAGCAGAAGCAGCCGATGTACCATTCTTTAGAATGTGGACTCACCTAATACTATAACAGACTCATTTATATatgtaaattgtttgatatttttgccTTTTAATTATTAAGTATTTCTATTGCAAAGAACTGATCTTAGGAATTTTCTTCTGTCACAACaacttttttttgtcaattaatttttcattaatataatattcaTTGCAATAATTGATCTCAGAATATGGATGTAGCTTGTAACAACATTTTTTTGTCATCACAGTTTAAATTTTGTTCTTCGTATTGTATATAACATTGCATTTACATTTTTGCTTATTAAGATCTTTCACGGTTTATGTCTTAAAGTTTTTGCAAGAATTGGAATGCTAGTGCCATGAATTTCtgttgtattatttatgtaaataacttttaatGTTCTTGGAAGATTGATCCCATTGTGTTTGGATGAAATGGCAGCTGTTGTTTAGTTTATTTTTTGAACATGTACTATGATGTCACGGCTTTAAAGTTTGTGATTTCACTCTACATATTGATTTTAATATATTCTATGCCATGAGGTTTTACgttattgtgtttgtttattaagGGTTAGGTTGATCAATTATTTCCTTTTTACTGTCAAATAATTGTTAAGCACTCAAAGccctttaaatgttaatattgttaaacaattttgtgttttaagaTCTTTTAATTAATGaagttattttacaaaaattgttaAGAATGCAAGTTGATCAGCATGTTACATTGTATTGTGTTTATGTACCTTATTATGaggtttcaaatatttaaatattcaaaacaaaggaaaagaaaaatgtgtttccAAAATTGTGTGTAGATGaccatttatttcaaacattctgtacaataaaatataaatttaaaattgcTGTGATTACTTGCATCAGCATTTTTATCTGATAATCAGGAATCTAATAGCAATtgtcctttttatacgcccgttttgaaaaaacgggacgtattatagtttcatcCTTGGTGGGCGGCGGCATCCACAGCAGTGTCGGCTCTCTAAtgcaaatagttttcatccgatcttcaccaaacttggtcagaagttgtatctagacaatatctaggtcaagttcgattatgggtcatgcctggtttTAAACTAGgacatggggtcacttagtgcattgaAGGATTCAGCATGGTTTCCgcttctaattgaagtagttttcatccgatcttcaccaactttggtcagaagttgtgccTTAATTATATCTAGGTCacgttcaaatatgggtcatgtcggctcaaaaactaggtcattttgtcactttgtgcatttcaagcatttagcatggtgtccgctctctaattgaagtagtttccatctgatcttcaccaaatttggtcagtaTTTGTGTCtaaataatatctaggtcaagttcaaatatgggtcatgccgggtcaaaaaataggtcacttagtgcatttcaagcattcagcatgatgtccaaaaccttcaaacgggcatatcttgtgacagtttggcactcttgttgtcCTTCCGTTTGTGACAGTTACTAGTATATTGGCCTGTTTGGTAACAATTTGATTTGACAGTTTATTGACAAGCATATTGATTTTATGTAGGACTGTTCACATGGATATTGGAGTGTAACGTGAGTCGTCGCATATATATTGGACTGTTTCGTGATCGGTATATTGGACTGTTTCATGACCGATATATTGGACTGTTAAGTGATTGGTATATAGCGCTGTTTCATGACAAGCAGATTGTATTATTTCGTGACTGGAACATTGTACGGATTCGTGACTGTTATTGTATTGTTTCAGGACAGGCAGGGtgtagtttttatgtcccccactatagtagtgggggacatattgtttttgccctgtctgttggtttgtttgcgccaactttaacattttgcaataacttttgctatattgaatatagcaacttgatatttggcatgcatgtgtatctcatggagctgcacattttgagtggtgaaaggtcaaggtcatccttcaaggtcagaggtcaaatatatgtggccaaaatcgctcattttatgaatacttttgcactattgaagatagcaacttgatatttggcatgcatgtgtatctcatggagctgcacattttgagtggtgaaaggtcaaggtcatccttcaaagtcagaggtcaaatatatgtggcccaaatcgcttattttatgaatactttttgcaatgttgaagatagcaacttgatatttggcatgcgtgtgtaacttatggagttgcacattttgagtggtgaaaggtcaaggtcatcctttaaggtcagaggtcaaatatatgtggcccaaatcgcttattttatgaatacttttgcaatattgaagatagcaacttgatatttggcatgcatgtgtatctcatggagctgtacattttgagtggtgaaaggtcaaggtcatccttctaggtcaaatatatgggtcaaaattgctcatgtaatgtaacttctgcaatattgaagctatcaattttatatttgacatgcatgtgtatctcatggagctgcacattttgagtggtgaagggtcaaggtcatccttcaaggtcaaacgtcatataggggaacattgtgtttcacaaacacatcttgttcgtTACAGGTTGTTCACACTTTTCCGTTTAAACCCACCACTGTTAACTACatctttaatatttgtttttggaACCTCACTTTTACCTAGACTTAATTTGGAATGATTAAATTCATTATTTCCAGGGTTATCTAGACTGCCCAGTTTGTCAAGTACCAGAACTGCTTTGGTCATTCGATAGATGATGCATTTGACCTTCCCAAATTCGCCCATATCAGTCATTCTGAGTTAGATCTTATTTGAATTAAGATTTCTAATCATTATAGCGCCCATCCGTATTTGACTTGCAAAAAAGAACATTGACCTTCTCCAATAACTTAAAATTGTTCAAATGGGGTTACCAGAAACAAGGTGAACCATCAACCAGTGATATGTGatgtgtatttaaaatgtttagaCGATTCGAACGGTGTTATGAAAACAAAAGAATACTTGGCGATAATGCCGGTTGAAATCTAATACATTTAAACACGAATCGTCTGAAATAAGACATGTCtaattaatatttctttaattGTGAAGTCTTTACAAAACTATCCTGCAATAAATCAAAGCCTTAAAAGGTAGTTTTGTTAGATTTCAATTGTCTGGTATATTGTTTGTGTAAGGGGTTTCATACTTTTCAACATATTGCGTTTCTCAAGCAAAGTCGGACTGTATCGCAGTTGATTAGCTTGTGACGATgaatgaaaacatcattttgaatgatagaAATTAATtgctgcgttgaataagaccgagttcgtgaaaatcgctgcacaattgatgaagttattgctGTTCAACGCGATGCACCCTGTTGTCGGATGATTTTGAGttaaataccttgttatatagttatttgatagtgaatttatttattttattcagaaaagttgttgttgttttttcgttataatttgattatttgtcattcaaaatgatgttttcacttattaatatcttagccATGCGCTAACCACATGTGGACTGTATAAGCGCGGTTCTCCAATTGAAAACATAACTCCCTAACACATGTATCACATTTAACATGTTGTCAGTATTTATTTGTAACTTTCAGTAATGCCCCGGGCCAAATTTGATATTACGCAAAAGAAAATTGTTATTTTGACAAGTAATAACCAAAGCCCTCGgctttattatgtgtgttttctcTTTGGTGCATTAAGGTTACGCTGTTATAAACATCGCATGTACATGAACCCATACCTATACTGTGAAAATGTTTTATAACTTGAATTTGCGGTACACATTTAATTATCAATTGCCTATGCTCATGCGCACTTCAAGGATTTGCGGTTAACCTTCAAATTTTAAAACTTTAGTTAAAAAAATGTGCTTACCTTAAAAATGGTGCTgcatgatattttttgttataaacaatgtCCATTGTCTAAAATCTCGGGtcgaatacccccccccccccgccccccaaaAGAATGTTTCCACGTGTATTGTTTCTTCTACAGAATACactatttatcaaaattaaaggAAGATAACCCCATTTAAGGAACAAAACACACCATTGAAAGTATATtggttttattagctcggctgttttcggagaaaacccgaggtgttgtcatagccagctcgtcgtcccgtgctgccgtccgcgtcgtgctaaaaccttcacattggctctaaaatgaaagtgcttccacctacaactttgaaacttcatatgtagctgcaccttggtAAGTTTTACACGAccaacccatttttgggtcactatatGTAAAGGtaaatgtcactgtgacctctaatatgaaATTTTAACATAGAcactaaaatcaaaatgcttccacctcAACTTCGAAACTTTATATATAGATGCACCTtggtgagttctacacgccacatccattttggggtcactaggtcaaatgtcaaggtcactgtaacctctaatataaaacttttacatATGCTCTCaaatcacagtgcttccacctacaacttttaaacttcatatgtagatgcaccgtgattagttctacacgccacacccatttttgggtcactaggttaaaggttaaggttaCTGTGacatctaatataaaactttaacataggctctataatcaaagtgcttccacctacaactttgaaacttcatatgtagatgcaccttgatgagttctacaggccaaacccatttttgggtcactaggtcaaaggtcaaggtcactgtaacccaCAGTAATTCATTTactttcatttattgaaaactgcacccacagccgagcgatggcacccgctatgcggtgcttttgttaaaATCCATACACATCAGACTCCCGTTGTACATGCTATTAAAGAGGCATTGATGCCGGGGCGACTCCTGCAAGTAGGCGTGGTCATTGCAAGCTACACCACAATCCCTGCTTTTTAAGCAATTAATGCATGATCTACATATAATTCTCTCAACATAAACCCATTCATTCACACGCAATTCATGATAACAAATTACACGATGCATTTATCAGACATTATGAACAAAGTTTATCAAATCAAAGAATTACAAATGGAAACATTTTATCCATGAAAATAAAATAGCACGTAATGGTCTCAAACAATTTCCATTAATCGTTCACTTGACATTAAAGCCGCCCGAattgatgttggtatatttttcAATTTGTGTTACGTGTCGCAACCAAACTGGATGTAAATCAATGCCATTGTATTGGTCATTTGACACCCGAATCATGATACACGTGTCAGTAGAAATTTACTAGCATTCGCGGGGTGAGCACCAAGTGTGCTGTTCATTATCAGATAATCATCGAGGTTATCGCCAATTACGATTTTTGACTCTGAGATATGGAACGCAATAGCAGTCTTACGTTGTTAATATCTTTCTTCTTTAGaaggtgtcttattatgtcaaatcgtcgtgatattttgtcaatacgtggtgttgacttgtcaaaataaaGTCTTAtgatgtcaaacagtcgtgttatcatgTTTAAATCATATAATATCACTCTGTTCCAGCAAGAACAAATACCACAtaatacaacataaaaaaatgaaaatggaagtacttgtacaagaatcttttgtctgatgttcaattggaacacacagtatttcatgtttgcagcctacatattatttctaacataacctgaATTTCCATTAATGCATCTAGTCATGCTTTGTCCAAAATTGTACAGGCTCTGTGTACGTGTGGGACCCATGTTGAATACAATgctgcccgtatgtagcccatattgagtacaagggctgcctgtatgtagcccatattgagtacaagggctgcccgtatgtagcccatatttagTAAAAGGGCTGCCCATATAGGTACCTATTTGGgtcccatgtgggctgccaacatgggacccagattgGGAGTGCATCCGGGCTCCAtatgggtcccatctgggctgccccatatacatatattatgtgGGTCGGCCTTTTTTACGTTAACCAAGATATTTCAGACTTTTATATGGATTCTCAATAACACACATCTCGCCATAGGCAGACATCTTTCATCGTACATAAACGTTAATTTTGCAAATACATGTTAACGAAATAGGCCACCAGTTCAATTGATTAAAAAGGAACAACGCAACACTTAAAAAAATGAAGTCTAAAATGACCGCTCTGacctttttttgggggggggggaagacgATGAGGAATCTCAAGATGGTGATAGGTCTTACACCGATGAAGATAGACGCGTGTTGttcatttaatttttgttaaaattctCTTCTAAGGGAAAAGGTTAAACAGGACGGGAGCGAGCCGATTACGAATGTTGAATAGTGGGTCTGTTCACGTATTGGCGTGCAGTGTTCAGTTTTTAATGCGCAAATAGAGATAACACCAGCACCACGAGAATAGCTAGGTGTTttgtcattttggaaaaataGATTAATATCAAATGTATTATTATCATTGCACATTCCGATACATCGTCGAGTAGATACCCATCGGCGACACCCAAGTCTGGAGCTGGTTATGTTCATACAATTCATACTGTTGGCAAAAATAACATCAATACTATGCACGACTTCGATTTCTCATTAATGATAGTCCGGTCTACTTCTGGGTCTAACATTCAATACGCCTTAATATGGTCTTAATGCAATATTTTGAAGATACCATTAGCCcttcaatatatatgtattttttgttgttaatgAAATGCACAAACTGCACGAAGCCCTAGCATGCATCAGCGATGGACTTCCGTGAAGACTGGAAGGTAACCTGTTTCTTTCCGTCCAATAATATTCATCCGGGTCGTTCGAAAAAATGGCGGCCGCTTGCAGCATTGGAGAAGGTTACTTATTTGGAAAAGGCTGAATTATTCATATCTTATATTGTTCAATGCTGACTAAAATTTTACACAATCATCAAGAACgtcataaatatttaataaaattattcagATTCTTTATAGATATTCTCAGCAGGGCCTGAGAGGCTTTAGGCCCATCATATCCTCGACGGAATAATAATGTTGACAGGTTCACGCCTTCGCTTCATTCTTAATACAGCATGATAGGGGTCTTACGTTTTTCATTATTTCGTACACTGTGTATCAACCACAAAACACACACTGTCAGTcagaagtttgtcataaaatattCATACTCGATTTAGAAAGTGAGGCAGTTGCTGAGGATCATCTACTGATAGTGAGAGCTCAATTATATCGATAATAGTTTAATACAGCACTGTCTCCAGAGTTAGTTGAATTACTGAAGTATCTCTTACATTTGGacgtttttaaaaattgtttaatttatatttgttaattctgtcattatcatattaataattaaatatgttatccTGATCAGgatcgcagtggtgtagtggatgaggtgtccgcctagcaatcagGAGTttgtgggttcgctccctactcaggaagcgttctcattatctcctccatagacaccaagtactggttcttcccaggaaacggacttgataTTGTCCATCTGTCTATAATGCTCGAAGGGCACTTGGCAGTAaaattagatagatagataggttgtttaaaaatgtgttatattGCAGGCGACAATGCTAATGTGGCACGAGAAGGTGAGAAAGTAGTGGACAGTGAGCTTCTGGAGGCTCAGATTGTTGCCCAGGCTATCACAGAGCTACAGGAGATACAGGCCCCCATCACTTCACAGGTATGGCTCAGCAAAGAATAGTGCATGAATAAGGACCAGTCACCCGGTTTGCAGGGTCTCCTCTAGCAATGACCTCATTGACCTGGGACCATGAAACATCATAACCAGCTGCCAGGGTTTGTTCAGTTGGTTGAGCTTTTGTTTCAGTGGCTGCTGTATTCCTCCTGAGAACACATAAGCAATTATTTGTGaacattgtaaaattaaaataaataaaatcttcaATGATAAAAtgcttgaaaaaaataaaaatgctgtttaaGTTCCCTTGGTAAGATATTCCACTAAAAAATTTCCCTTCCTACTCTAGATTTTTTCTGTTATCTGTTTTGTTACTTAATATACATCACAACAAACCGGTAACATGGAAGGGTTTATCACTAATATCGTCAAAAAAACTTGAATTGCCATTTCATTCAATTTaccaattttacttaaaaatttagttaacactttaccactcacAAACAGAGtaaaaatggctgtatgcaaccagcataaaaccaacaacaacagcctgtgagttacctgtagtctgtttaggttttatgctgtttgctgctcataggGTTGGAAAGGCTTTAAAACTCAAATCAagcaagaaaggtcttaaattttatttgattttattagaGACTACAAACTTGTccaagtgcatatctgagtggtaaagggttaaatatactatTTTAAAACTTCCACTTTCAGGTTATAGAGTCAGAGCAGCTGTCTCGTTTCCTGTCCTCAATCGCAGCATCAGGGGAGGCAACCCACATTGACGGTGACAACCAGACACAGCAGATTATCTACTACATAGAAGACAACACAGGGACACTTACAAGGTATATTGACCCTTCCCCCATAAGGAgcatagtgaaaatggcttttgcaaccagcataaaaccagaacagcctgcgagtaactcgcagtctgttcaggttttataatgtttgctgctcatcagtatctaagggttaaaaatgaagcctttgaaactagaattaagtaagaaagttatttaattagatgtaactttctaaagggctacacatgcgtcaaaatacgta is from Dreissena polymorpha isolate Duluth1 chromosome 14, UMN_Dpol_1.0, whole genome shotgun sequence and encodes:
- the LOC127857072 gene encoding uncharacterized protein LOC127857072 isoform X1, which encodes MKVMSKKNMQARSSVTSRKSSTDSPQWTSAKDIFKSPKSPSPIAKRTRRTSVYHRAANPSEFKMPASKLLSPPKISGTRRSSIYQRKPGLIQSPPSTRTRRQSMYVSSKVRQTDVDFFSKVWTTPAKQAETIQEVVTTGGSKLDERIAVSSNTKTPAAKKQIKTPKSTSAQKEKRSKTPNVLKASPTFDESLNEISKSPIIPFTKNLKTPKLTKKAPSSQSPELTMTKEKKSFEERFNATSTPLKSLEEITGINGKSFYGTPSENPTPSVRTDDVFVFSAIPSSVKKSARKSIKTPRATPNLRSLKTPQTLPRSDVTSPVVGKLSERKTPAVKRKRTQSENSPTSDAKLIKLSPDSSLKPLASKSAKKVSKKLDASQVLTKVKIPLSPVEMTTVLESAKKVQKRKASESPTSRPCKQAKVSPSLDEAAAPRVVKVAKRTSPSKLAEFAVGNLSNNSATAEKETVGEASLLNETFATDSRSSRCTIL
- the LOC127857072 gene encoding uncharacterized protein LOC127857072 isoform X2; this translates as MPASKLLSPPKISGTRRSSIYQRKPGLIQSPPSTRTRRQSMYVSSKVRQTDVDFFSKVWTTPAKQAETIQEVVTTGGSKLDERIAVSSNTKTPAAKKQIKTPKSTSAQKEKRSKTPNVLKASPTFDESLNEISKSPIIPFTKNLKTPKLTKKAPSSQSPELTMTKEKKSFEERFNATSTPLKSLEEITGINGKSFYGTPSENPTPSVRTDDVFVFSAIPSSVKKSARKSIKTPRATPNLRSLKTPQTLPRSDVTSPVVGKLSERKTPAVKRKRTQSENSPTSDAKLIKLSPDSSLKPLASKSAKKVSKKLDASQVLTKVKIPLSPVEMTTVLESAKKVQKRKASESPTSRPCKQAKVSPSLDEAAAPRVVKVAKRTSPSKLAEFAVGNLSNNSATAEKETVGEASLLNETFATDSRSSRCTIL